A genomic segment from Pseudomonas sp. M30-35 encodes:
- a CDS encoding response regulator yields the protein MQNRTDAFSGNLHTILVVEDDAVVRALTLEVLEAFGYQVFGAEDGGTALSILRGEQALNLLMTDIGLPDISGLELAEQALTLRPGIAVLLASGYDTQEHQSVRNMAGNGAVATITKPFQLDQLRSVLQAMLG from the coding sequence ATGCAAAATAGGACCGACGCCTTCAGCGGAAATCTGCATACCATTCTAGTGGTTGAAGATGATGCGGTGGTCAGAGCTTTGACCCTCGAAGTGCTTGAAGCGTTCGGCTATCAAGTATTCGGTGCTGAAGATGGTGGTACGGCCTTGAGTATTTTACGCGGCGAGCAAGCACTGAACCTGTTGATGACCGACATTGGCTTGCCGGATATCAGTGGCCTTGAGCTGGCCGAGCAAGCCTTGACATTACGCCCTGGTATTGCGGTTTTGCTTGCTAGCGGTTACGACACCCAAGAGCATCAAAGTGTGCGCAACATGGCGGGTAATGGCGCAGTTGCGACTATCACCAAACCCTTCCAGCTGGATCAATTGCGCAGCGTCCTTCAGGCAATGCTTGGCTAA
- a CDS encoding DUF1330 domain-containing protein, with protein MPSLNPSREQLAEFAERMPDNTPILMLNLLRFNAQASYPEGSEHTPCTGQQAYATYSKTALKKVQGVGGSVELLANAHVALIAPSDEQWDQMLLVRYPSKQAFLSMINDPQYQAVTVHRTAALSDSRLIGTTAVTD; from the coding sequence ATGCCAAGCCTGAATCCAAGTCGTGAGCAACTTGCTGAGTTTGCCGAGCGCATGCCCGACAACACGCCGATCCTGATGCTTAATCTGCTGCGTTTTAACGCACAAGCCAGTTATCCCGAGGGCAGTGAGCACACTCCTTGCACTGGCCAGCAAGCGTATGCGACCTACAGCAAGACGGCCCTGAAGAAAGTGCAGGGCGTAGGTGGCAGTGTTGAGTTGTTGGCCAATGCCCATGTCGCGCTGATTGCGCCGAGTGATGAGCAGTGGGATCAGATGTTGTTAGTGCGCTATCCGTCGAAACAAGCGTTTCTGAGCATGATCAACGACCCACAATATCAAGCCGTTACCGTACACCGCACAGCTGCGCTGTCTGACTCGCGCCTGATTGGCACCACTGCTGTAACTGACTAG
- a CDS encoding N-acetylmuramoyl-L-alanine amidase encodes MKLFCISLMLVLLAGCAGGPSIDKSYTATGQNSRVQFVVLHYTSTNLSRSLELLTTQDVSSHYLIDSNPATIYQLVDENRRAWHAGVSSWKGRTWLNSTTIGIELVNKGYTDTPSGRVWQPYTEAQIQALIALLKDIVKRHELPLGSIIGHSDVAPQRKVDPGPYFPWKRLADEGLVPWPDANEVARKQVQLAANLPNIGWFQHQLARQGYEIIENGQLDAQTRKVLAAFQMKYRPSNYAGQADAETAAMLLVLNSKL; translated from the coding sequence ATGAAATTATTCTGCATCTCCTTGATGTTGGTCTTGCTTGCCGGTTGCGCCGGCGGCCCGAGCATCGACAAAAGCTATACCGCAACCGGGCAAAATAGCCGTGTGCAATTTGTGGTGCTGCATTACACCTCAACCAATTTGTCGCGCTCCCTGGAGCTGCTTACCACCCAGGATGTCAGCAGCCATTACTTGATCGACTCGAACCCAGCGACCATCTACCAACTGGTTGATGAGAACCGCCGCGCCTGGCATGCCGGGGTCAGTTCGTGGAAAGGCCGAACCTGGCTCAACAGCACTACGATCGGCATTGAATTGGTCAACAAGGGCTACACCGACACGCCTTCTGGCCGGGTTTGGCAGCCGTATACAGAGGCCCAGATTCAAGCGCTGATCGCTTTACTCAAAGACATAGTTAAACGTCACGAGCTTCCACTTGGCAGCATTATCGGGCACAGCGATGTGGCGCCGCAGCGCAAGGTCGACCCAGGCCCGTACTTCCCGTGGAAGCGCCTCGCCGATGAAGGCTTGGTGCCGTGGCCGGATGCCAACGAAGTCGCGCGCAAACAAGTGCAACTGGCGGCCAACTTGCCGAACATCGGCTGGTTCCAGCACCAGTTGGCGCGTCAAGGCTACGAGATCATCGAGAACGGCCAACTCGACGCACAAACCCGCAAGGTGCTCGCCGCGTTTCAGATGAAGTATCGGCCCAGCAATTATGCCGGCCAAGCGGATGCTGAAACCGCCGCCATGCTGCTGGTGCTCAACAGCAAACTTTGA